A stretch of DNA from Rhodothermales bacterium:
TGCGTAGGCATGGATTCCACAATCGGTTGAACATCTAGAATGCGTACGGGCCACATACGATGCAGAGTTCATCGCTCCTAAACCCAAGCGCCGAGGGGAGGTGGTATTTTTAGTGCACACCTCTCGATATTTGTGTCTATCGATATAGACCTGTGTGCCAATTAGGAGGGGCCCCTTTCCTGCTAAATCCGTGTGAAGCGGCTAGAATGGGATCTTTCGCAGTTCGTGAACTTGGATTGGCACGCGGTATTGGTTAACTTCCTGTTCTGCACTCGCGCGGCGCTCGACGCCGCTTTTTGTACTACCGACCGACGCTCTCGTGCCTACGATCCAGCAGCTCGTCCGTAAGGGCCGCAGCCCCAAGACGAAGCAGACCAAGTCCAAAGCCCTCCAGGGCAACCCGCAGCGCCGCGGCGTGTGCACCCGTGTGTATACGACGACGCCTAAGAAGCCGAACTCCGCGCTCCGCAAGGTGGCGAAGGTCCGGCTCACGAATGGGTTTGAGGTCATCGCCTACATCCCCGGCGAGGGGCACAACCTGCAGGAGCACTCGATCGTGCTCGTGCGCGGTGGCCGCGTGAAAGACCTTCCCGGCGTGAAGTACCACATTGTCCGCGGCGCCCTCGACACGGCCGGCGTCGCCGACCGTCGCCAGAGCCGTTCCAAGTACGGCGCCAAGCGGCCCAAGTCCTGATCCGTCTCTAGCCCTGGTGATTTGTCGTTGGCGTGAAGCAGGCCAATGGCAAGTGACAAATGACCAACCCCAACTATGCGTAGAAGGCAAGCCGATAAGCGGATCACGATCCCTGACCCGCTCTACGAAGACCAGCTCGTCGCCAAGTTCATCAACAGCGTGATGAGCCATGGCAAGAAGAGCGTAGCCCAGCGCCTCGTCTATGGTGCCTTCGACATGATCGAAGAGCGTACCGGAGAGGAGGGCGTTGAGGTCTTCCGCAAGGCCGTCAACAATGTGGCCCCGCTCGTAGAGGTCCGCAGCCGCCGTGTCGGTGGCGCGACCTACCAGGTCCCGATCGAAGTCCGTGCCGAGCGCCGGACGAGCCTCGCCTTCCGCTGGCTCCTCCAGTACGCCCGCTCCCGCGGCGACAAGAGCATGGCCCGGCGCCTCGCCAGCGAGATCGCTGCCGCGGCCAAGGGCGAAGGCGGTGCCGTCAAGAAGAAGGACGACACGCACCGCATGGCCGAAGCCAACAAAGCCTTCGCGCACTTCCGCTTCTAGAGCGGAGTTTAATCGAGTCGATTCTAAGCAGACGTCACGCCATCGCCCCGTAGGCGATCACTGACCACCGATATGAGCCAGCAAAACGGACGTAACCTCTCGCTCGACAAGACCCGGAACATCGGCATCTCGGCGCACATCGACGCCGGGAAGACGACGACTACCGAGCGGATCCTTTATTACACCGGCAAGCTCCACCGCATCGGCGAAGTCCACGAGGGCGGCGCCACGATGGACTGGATGGAGCAGGAGAAGGAGCGCGGCATCACGATCACGTCGGCCGCGACGACCTGCTTCTGGGACGACCACCGCATCAACATCATCGATACCCCCGGCCACGTCGACTTCACGGTCGAGGTGGAGCGCTCGCTCCGCGTGCTTGACGGCGCGGTCGCGCTGTTCTGCTCGGTTGGCGGCGTCGAGCCGCAGTCCGAGACGGTCTGGCGGCAGATGAACAAGTACGGCGTCCCGCGCATCGCGTTCGTCAACAAGATGGACCGTACGGGCGCTGACTTCGCCGACGCCGTCAAGATGATGAACGACCGGCTCAGCGCAAACGCTGTCCCGGTTCAGATCCCGATCGGCGAAGGCGAGATGTTCCGTGGCGTCATCGACCTGGTCCGGCTCAAGGCCATCGTCTGGCACGACGAGTCCCAGGGCTCGACGTGGGACGAGATCGACATCCCTGAAGACCTCAAGAAGGAGACGCGTCACTGGCGCATTAACCTCCTCGAAGCCGTCGCTGAGCACAACGACGAGCTGCTGATGAAGTATCTCGAAGGCGAGGAAATCACGCCCGAAGAGGTGCGCGACACCGTGCGCAAAGCCACGCTCTCGCTCGACATTACGCCGGTCTTCTGCGGCTCCGCGTTCAAGAACAAGGGCGTCCAGCGCCTGCTCGACGGCGTCATCGACTATCTCCCCGCGCCGACGGACATCCCGGCCGTCGAAGGCCACGCCGTCCGGAGCGAAGAAATCTTGACCCGCGAGGCCAGCCCCGACGCGCCGTTCAGCGCCGTCGCCTTCAAGATCGCGACCGACCCCTACGTCGGCCGTATCACGTTCGCCCGTGTTTACAGCGGCACGCTCCAGAAGGGCGATGCGCTCTTCAACGCGACGAACGAGAAGAAGGAGCGCGCCGGCCGTTTGCTCTTCATGCACGCCAACTCGCGTGAAGACGTCGACACGGTGCGCGCGGGCGATATCTGCGCGATTGTCGGGCTCAAGGACACGAAGACCGGCGACACGCTGACCGACCCCGATCACCCGATCGTGCTCGAGAAGATGGACTTCCCCGAGCCGGTGATCCGCATCGCGATTGAGCCGAAGACGAAGGCCGACATCGACAAGCTCGGCACCGGGCTCCAGAAGCTCGCCGAAGAGGACCCGACCTTCAAGGTGAACACCGACGAGGAGACGGGCCAGACGATCATCGCGGGGATGGGCGAGCTCCACCTCGAGATCATCGTCGACCGCCTCAAGCGCGAGTTCAAGGTCGAGGCCAACGTCGGCAAGCCGCAGGTGGCGTACCGCGAGGCGATCAAGTCCTCCGTCGACCACAAGTACACCCACAAGAAGCAGACGGGTGGGCGCGGGCAGTACGCCCACGTCGAGATCGAATTCATGCCGAAGGAAGATGGCATCGGGTTTGAGTTCCGCGACGAGATCAAGGGCGGCAACATCCCGCGCGAGTTCATCCCGTCCGTCGAGAAGGGCATCGCGAGCGCGCTCGACCAGGGCCCGC
This window harbors:
- the rpsL gene encoding 30S ribosomal protein S12 — translated: MPTIQQLVRKGRSPKTKQTKSKALQGNPQRRGVCTRVYTTTPKKPNSALRKVAKVRLTNGFEVIAYIPGEGHNLQEHSIVLVRGGRVKDLPGVKYHIVRGALDTAGVADRRQSRSKYGAKRPKS
- the rpsG gene encoding 30S ribosomal protein S7, with protein sequence MRRRQADKRITIPDPLYEDQLVAKFINSVMSHGKKSVAQRLVYGAFDMIEERTGEEGVEVFRKAVNNVAPLVEVRSRRVGGATYQVPIEVRAERRTSLAFRWLLQYARSRGDKSMARRLASEIAAAAKGEGGAVKKKDDTHRMAEANKAFAHFRF
- the fusA gene encoding elongation factor G, yielding MSQQNGRNLSLDKTRNIGISAHIDAGKTTTTERILYYTGKLHRIGEVHEGGATMDWMEQEKERGITITSAATTCFWDDHRINIIDTPGHVDFTVEVERSLRVLDGAVALFCSVGGVEPQSETVWRQMNKYGVPRIAFVNKMDRTGADFADAVKMMNDRLSANAVPVQIPIGEGEMFRGVIDLVRLKAIVWHDESQGSTWDEIDIPEDLKKETRHWRINLLEAVAEHNDELLMKYLEGEEITPEEVRDTVRKATLSLDITPVFCGSAFKNKGVQRLLDGVIDYLPAPTDIPAVEGHAVRSEEILTREASPDAPFSAVAFKIATDPYVGRITFARVYSGTLQKGDALFNATNEKKERAGRLLFMHANSREDVDTVRAGDICAIVGLKDTKTGDTLTDPDHPIVLEKMDFPEPVIRIAIEPKTKADIDKLGTGLQKLAEEDPTFKVNTDEETGQTIIAGMGELHLEIIVDRLKREFKVEANVGKPQVAYREAIKSSVDHKYTHKKQTGGRGQYAHVEIEFMPKEDGIGFEFRDEIKGGNIPREFIPSVEKGIASALDQGPLAGYPIEGIVARLYDGKYHNVDSDQIAFEIAGRMAFREAARRASPVIMEPIMEVEVTTPEEYMGDVIGDLNSRRGRIEGMSQRGDAQVIKAAVPLSAMFGYSTDLRSNTQGRAIYSMQFDHYEEVPKSIAEEIVAADKTAIV